A single Chloroflexota bacterium DNA region contains:
- a CDS encoding STAS domain-containing protein, whose product MNVRRSDWAEDVWVVEARGRLDAGLAPELEARLNALLAAGHPHIIVDFGRVSYISSSGLKVLLVALRAARKQGGDVRLCAMKDRVREVFVLSGFHKIFAIHASEQEAAAAFLGGEVG is encoded by the coding sequence GTGAATGTGCGCCGCTCCGACTGGGCCGAGGATGTGTGGGTGGTGGAGGCGCGCGGGCGACTGGATGCCGGCCTCGCGCCTGAGTTGGAGGCGCGACTGAACGCACTCCTGGCTGCGGGGCACCCTCACATCATCGTGGACTTCGGGCGGGTGAGTTACATCAGCAGCAGCGGCCTGAAAGTGCTCCTGGTGGCCCTGCGCGCCGCGCGAAAACAGGGCGGTGATGTCCGGCTGTGTGCCATGAAAGACCGCGTCAGGGAAGTGTTCGTGCTATCCGGCTTCCACAAGATCTTCGCGATTCACGCGTCCGAGCAAGAAGCGGCAGCCGCGTTCCTGGGCGGCGAGGTGGGCTAG
- a CDS encoding ABC transporter permease, producing the protein MNIAESIKIAFRSLSANKLRAALTMLGIIIGVAAVITLLSVGQGVQVLVQEQIQSIGSNLLFVVPGNLSAQSSRNAGSAMATSTINTLTYGDAKAIADPQRVPDVQAVAVESFINTTVVYRDRGIRTSVSGTTVNYPQVRNHKVAEGTFFSEEDFNGGSRVAVLGHSAAEALFPDGYAVGQTIKIKGISFRVIGVLASKGGTGFGGVDDSVFVPLTTFHTKLTQRRSASGDYVVSAIYAQAVSESRMEAAMEQIAQLLRDRHGILYESDDDFTVINQKDILNIFGEITSILTIFLGAIAAISLLVGGIGIMNIMLVSVTERTREIGLRKAVGARRRDVLWQFLIEAMVLSLAGGFIGIALGAVGSQLVGQLSGSLQPVITVSTVLLATGFSAAVGLFFGIYPASRAAALNPIDALRYE; encoded by the coding sequence ATGAACATCGCAGAGAGCATCAAGATCGCCTTCAGGAGCCTTTCGGCCAACAAACTGCGCGCGGCCCTCACCATGCTGGGCATCATCATCGGCGTCGCGGCGGTGATCACGCTTCTGTCGGTGGGGCAAGGCGTGCAAGTGCTGGTGCAGGAACAGATTCAGAGCATCGGTTCCAACCTGCTGTTTGTGGTGCCGGGGAACCTGTCGGCCCAGTCCAGCAGGAACGCGGGCAGCGCGATGGCGACTAGCACGATCAACACCCTGACCTACGGCGACGCCAAGGCCATCGCAGACCCGCAGCGCGTGCCGGACGTCCAGGCCGTGGCGGTGGAGTCCTTCATAAACACCACGGTGGTCTACCGCGACCGAGGCATCCGCACATCGGTGAGCGGCACGACCGTGAACTATCCCCAGGTGCGCAACCACAAGGTGGCCGAAGGGACGTTCTTCAGCGAGGAGGATTTCAATGGCGGGTCGCGGGTGGCGGTGCTGGGCCATTCGGCTGCCGAGGCGCTCTTCCCAGATGGCTACGCCGTGGGCCAGACGATCAAGATCAAAGGCATCTCGTTTCGGGTCATCGGCGTGCTGGCCAGCAAAGGCGGCACGGGGTTCGGCGGGGTGGACGATTCGGTGTTCGTGCCGCTGACCACGTTCCACACCAAACTGACGCAGCGGCGCTCGGCCTCGGGCGACTACGTTGTGTCGGCCATCTACGCCCAGGCGGTGAGCGAAAGCCGCATGGAGGCGGCGATGGAGCAGATCGCCCAGTTGCTGCGCGACCGCCACGGCATCCTGTACGAGAGCGACGACGATTTCACCGTCATCAACCAGAAGGACATCCTCAACATCTTCGGCGAGATCACGTCCATCCTGACCATCTTCCTGGGGGCCATTGCAGCGATTTCGCTTCTGGTGGGCGGCATCGGCATCATGAACATCATGCTGGTGTCGGTAACGGAGCGCACGCGGGAGATCGGCCTGCGCAAAGCCGTAGGCGCGCGTCGGCGGGATGTGTTGTGGCAGTTCCTGATTGAGGCGATGGTGCTCAGTTTGGCCGGCGGGTTCATCGGCATCGCGCTGGGCGCCGTAGGGTCGCAACTGGTAGGGCAACTGTCGGGGTCGCTGCAGCCGGTCATCACCGTGTCCACGGTCTTGCTGGCGACAGGGTTCTCGGCGGCGGTGGGGTTGTTCTTCGGCATCTACCCCGCGAGCCGCGCGGCGGCGCTGAACCCGATAGACGCGCTGCGGTACGAGTAG
- a CDS encoding ATP-binding protein, which translates to MEETSLYELTVPARFENLALIGDFIAGIARKAGFDEKGVFNLQLACDEACTNVIEHAYAGGPGQIRIAVTVYPDRIQIQVHDTGRPFDPRAVHTPDLEAPLERRETGGLGLHFMRSIMDEVRFEFDQDGNRLTMVKRKTR; encoded by the coding sequence ATGGAAGAAACCTCTTTGTACGAACTGACGGTACCCGCGCGGTTTGAGAACCTGGCCCTCATCGGCGATTTCATCGCCGGCATCGCGCGCAAGGCTGGGTTTGACGAGAAAGGTGTGTTCAACCTGCAACTGGCCTGCGATGAGGCGTGTACCAACGTCATAGAGCACGCCTACGCCGGCGGCCCCGGGCAGATTCGCATCGCCGTAACCGTGTACCCCGACCGAATCCAAATCCAGGTCCACGACACAGGCCGCCCCTTTGACCCCCGCGCGGTGCACACGCCCGACCTGGAGGCCCCGCTGGAGCGCCGCGAAACCGGCGGCCTGGGCCTCCACTTCATGCGCTCCATCATGGACGAGGTGCGATTTGAGTTTGACCAGGACGGCAACCGCCTGACGATGGTGAAGAGGAAAACGCGGTGA
- a CDS encoding STAS domain-containing protein has translation MEMEVKQLKRASLVKVSGRVDSSNAPDLEKVLKDLMEQGQFRIAVDMSGLNFISSAGLRVLISTAKTCRRWNRGDVYLAALPQHIMETFELAGLTRVFKIFPDAVEAVGNL, from the coding sequence ATGGAGATGGAAGTCAAGCAACTCAAGCGGGCCAGCCTGGTGAAGGTCTCCGGCCGCGTGGACAGCAGCAACGCCCCCGACCTGGAAAAGGTCCTCAAAGACCTCATGGAGCAGGGGCAGTTTCGCATCGCGGTGGACATGTCGGGCCTGAACTTCATCAGCAGCGCGGGCCTGCGTGTCCTCATCTCCACGGCCAAGACGTGCCGCCGCTGGAATCGCGGGGATGTGTACCTGGCGGCGCTTCCCCAGCACATCATGGAGACCTTTGAGTTGGCGGGCCTTACCCGCGTGTTCAAGATATTCCCGGATGCGGTAGAGGCCGTCGGGAACCTGTAG
- a CDS encoding ABC transporter ATP-binding protein, producing MIQMTDICKVYKMGVVEVPALCGVSLQIRRGELLAIMGPSGSGKSTLMNIIGCLDQPTSGQYTLEGVDVSRLSDDQLASIRNKKIGFVFQNFNLLRRTSALQNVELPLTYGGVSGAERRRRAVAALQAVGLGHRLDHRPSELSGGEQQRVAIARALVNEPSIILADEPTGNLDTKSGREIVGIFQRLNLERGITVVFVTHDLEIARHTRRIVRLLDGKIVGDEPVAQMQLAVESAGGAP from the coding sequence TTGATTCAAATGACCGACATCTGCAAAGTGTACAAGATGGGCGTCGTAGAGGTGCCGGCGCTCTGCGGCGTGAGCCTGCAAATCCGTCGGGGCGAACTGTTGGCCATCATGGGGCCGTCGGGTTCGGGCAAGTCCACGCTGATGAACATCATCGGGTGCTTGGACCAGCCCACCAGCGGGCAGTACACTCTGGAGGGCGTGGACGTGTCGCGCCTGAGCGATGACCAGTTGGCCAGCATCCGCAACAAGAAGATCGGCTTCGTGTTCCAGAACTTCAATCTGCTGCGCCGCACCAGCGCGCTGCAGAACGTGGAACTGCCGCTGACCTACGGCGGCGTCTCGGGCGCGGAACGACGCAGACGGGCGGTGGCCGCGCTGCAGGCGGTGGGGCTGGGGCATCGGCTGGATCATCGGCCCAGCGAACTGTCGGGCGGCGAGCAGCAGCGCGTGGCAATCGCGCGGGCGCTGGTCAATGAGCCGTCCATCATCCTGGCCGACGAGCCGACCGGCAACCTGGACACCAAGTCGGGGCGCGAGATCGTGGGCATCTTCCAGCGGCTGAACCTGGAGCGGGGCATCACGGTCGTGTTCGTAACCCACGACCTGGAGATCGCGCGACACACGCGGCGGATCGTGCGGCTTCTGGATGGCAAGATCGTGGGCGACGAGCCGGTGGCCCAGATGCAGTTGGCCGTAGAATCTGCGGGAGGCGCGCCATGA
- a CDS encoding GAF domain-containing protein gives MKAGLPFGRVAFQLTVAAGGLAALAYAAATMAWRPQVVPLLLFVALSAILQRSGFHTTQKVTHCLVGMVDVAAVLIFGPLGGAVVSFLGGFVYLWLHALRGKARNWETLLLTPLFDGSLKAMMALGGGALYLHLGGDIPLLRPSWHDVPALAALFVAWFAVDHLAWGAVMTLSGGRAGLRTFVRDSLPVSVLVELLPLPMAVPIAVLYARGEMGLFAVVTAGVVAASITLQAFSDARLTRERRLRELTLLDRIGWDFARASLNVDELCELIYRYCSELVDTSHTFMLGIADPQNQRIRHAIMVENGQRLSPNEIPYTPGIRYLQEHRQPLLIRDMEREALPFTPTVIGQATRSVILVPLVADHDLIGVLSVQHADPNVYTEDDLRILSALAAQGALAIRKAQSYEAEQRRSRQLAAIARVTQQVAVLRDLTTLFNLVVDVIRETFGYYYVALFTVDPRTGKLDFQAASSESGRTCYFQVELGQGITGYVAETGQPVLANDVTQEPRYRPVDHLEETRSELTVPLLLEGRILGVLDVQSDRRNAFTQDDLATMQTVATQVAVAIHEARLYDRERKRARQLAAVSEVGRKIVSILNLDAMLDEVVNLVSEQFNYPHVHVFTVDGAQREVVYRAGTAPADSVSAQLRFGLDAEGIVPWVARTGEPLVVNDVQADPRYRPGPSIGDVRSELAMPLRFGKQILGVFDLQSQEPNAFDAEDLPVLQALADQIAVAVRNATLFAAQQEEAWVSTVLLQVAEAVGQQTSVEGAISAVVDIVPLLVGVNRCTIFLLDRATGEFCTDEGYSTARGAAPRVGALCLRPADVPLLARIVASKSPVIVPDEEITAWVPADLVRAYGIRHLAAFPLVARGEVRGCMAVEFADAAWPPASKALAIVSGVANQTATAIESAQLYDALQEEAYVSNALLQVAESINAAVDLDEALGAVVRITPILVGVDRCMILLWDERRQQFLPAKQYGVDRKLEADFAGLAFRADEFPLLGELAHRKEPLIVANVAESDLVPKDLAEKFGIRSLLALPLQTKGDILGAMLVDFQGLEHRFPENRMALLTGIASQTAMAVENYRLSQEMAERQRLEQELEVARSIQKSFLPSSCPFLPGWEVAALWRSARRVGGDFYDIILFDERRVGFVVADVSDKGVPAALYMALSKTIIRASALERRSPAEALRRANDLLVADSSSGMFVTVFYGVLDVREGVFTYANAGHNPPLLARVGGQTPEYLSADGMILGVMEDVALEEKQTRMNAGDVLLMYTDGLTDAINEREEEFGTERLARCLVDAMSQTAEALIQHIDREVAAHVNGQPQFDDYTLLAVKRAAPEEPMPATSRPQP, from the coding sequence GTGAAGGCAGGACTCCCATTCGGGCGCGTGGCTTTCCAACTGACGGTCGCCGCCGGCGGGCTGGCCGCGCTGGCCTATGCCGCCGCGACGATGGCATGGCGTCCCCAGGTTGTCCCCCTGCTCCTCTTCGTCGCCCTATCGGCTATCCTGCAGCGGTCGGGGTTCCACACCACCCAGAAGGTAACCCATTGCCTGGTGGGCATGGTGGACGTGGCGGCGGTTCTCATCTTCGGCCCGCTGGGCGGCGCGGTGGTCTCGTTCCTGGGCGGGTTCGTGTACCTATGGCTCCACGCGCTGCGGGGCAAGGCGCGCAACTGGGAGACGCTCCTGCTCACCCCGCTGTTTGACGGCAGCCTGAAGGCGATGATGGCGCTGGGGGGCGGCGCACTCTATCTCCATCTGGGCGGCGACATCCCCCTGCTACGCCCGTCGTGGCACGACGTGCCAGCCCTTGCGGCGCTTTTCGTCGCGTGGTTCGCCGTGGATCACCTGGCCTGGGGCGCGGTGATGACCCTATCCGGCGGCAGGGCGGGCCTGCGTACCTTCGTCCGCGACTCGCTCCCCGTCTCCGTGCTGGTGGAACTCCTGCCGCTGCCCATGGCCGTGCCCATCGCGGTTTTGTACGCGCGCGGCGAGATGGGCCTGTTTGCGGTCGTAACGGCGGGGGTCGTGGCCGCCAGCATCACCTTGCAGGCGTTCTCCGACGCCCGCCTGACCCGCGAGCGGCGGCTCCGCGAACTCACGCTCCTGGACCGCATCGGCTGGGATTTCGCCCGCGCGTCCCTGAACGTGGACGAACTGTGCGAACTCATCTACCGCTACTGCTCCGAACTCGTGGATACGTCGCACACGTTCATGCTGGGAATCGCCGACCCGCAGAACCAACGCATTCGGCACGCGATCATGGTGGAAAACGGCCAGCGGTTGAGTCCCAACGAAATCCCTTACACGCCCGGCATCCGCTACCTCCAGGAGCACCGCCAGCCTCTCCTCATCCGCGACATGGAGCGCGAGGCCCTGCCCTTCACGCCGACGGTCATCGGCCAGGCGACCCGCTCCGTCATCCTGGTGCCCCTGGTGGCCGACCACGACCTCATTGGCGTCCTGTCGGTGCAACACGCCGACCCCAACGTGTACACCGAGGACGACCTGCGCATCCTGTCGGCGCTGGCGGCCCAGGGCGCGCTCGCCATCCGCAAGGCCCAGTCCTACGAGGCCGAACAGCGCCGCTCCCGACAGTTGGCCGCCATCGCGCGCGTTACGCAACAAGTGGCGGTGCTGCGCGACCTGACTACGCTCTTCAACCTGGTGGTGGACGTCATCCGCGAGACGTTCGGGTACTACTACGTGGCCCTGTTCACCGTTGACCCGCGCACGGGCAAACTGGACTTTCAGGCGGCCTCGTCCGAGTCGGGGCGCACCTGCTACTTTCAGGTGGAACTGGGCCAGGGCATCACGGGCTACGTGGCCGAGACGGGCCAGCCCGTTCTGGCTAACGACGTAACGCAGGAGCCGCGCTACAGGCCCGTGGATCACCTGGAGGAGACCCGCTCCGAGTTGACCGTTCCCCTGCTGCTGGAAGGGCGCATCCTCGGCGTGCTGGACGTGCAGAGCGATCGGCGCAACGCGTTCACCCAGGACGACCTGGCAACGATGCAGACGGTGGCGACCCAGGTGGCCGTCGCCATCCACGAGGCGCGGCTGTACGACCGCGAACGCAAGCGCGCGCGGCAACTGGCCGCCGTCAGCGAGGTGGGACGCAAGATCGTCTCCATCCTCAACCTGGACGCCATGCTGGACGAGGTGGTGAACCTGGTGTCCGAGCAGTTCAACTACCCGCACGTCCACGTCTTCACCGTGGACGGGGCGCAGCGCGAGGTGGTGTACCGAGCCGGAACCGCCCCCGCCGACTCCGTTTCGGCCCAGTTGCGCTTCGGCCTGGACGCCGAGGGCATCGTCCCCTGGGTGGCTCGCACCGGCGAGCCGCTGGTGGTGAACGACGTGCAGGCGGACCCCCGCTACCGTCCCGGCCCCAGCATCGGCGACGTCCGCTCCGAATTGGCCATGCCGCTGCGTTTCGGCAAGCAGATTCTGGGCGTGTTTGACCTCCAGAGTCAGGAGCCCAACGCCTTTGACGCCGAAGATCTACCTGTGCTCCAGGCGCTGGCCGACCAGATCGCCGTGGCGGTGCGCAACGCCACGCTCTTCGCCGCGCAGCAGGAAGAGGCGTGGGTCTCCACCGTCCTGCTGCAGGTGGCCGAGGCGGTGGGCCAGCAGACTTCCGTGGAGGGGGCCATCAGCGCGGTGGTGGACATCGTGCCGCTCCTGGTGGGCGTGAACCGTTGCACCATCTTCCTGCTGGACCGCGCCACCGGCGAGTTCTGCACCGACGAGGGGTACAGCACGGCGCGGGGAGCCGCCCCCAGGGTGGGCGCCCTGTGCCTTCGCCCCGCCGATGTGCCCCTGCTCGCCAGGATTGTCGCCAGCAAGTCCCCCGTGATCGTGCCAGACGAGGAAATCACGGCCTGGGTTCCCGCCGACCTGGTGCGCGCCTACGGAATCCGCCATCTGGCGGCCTTCCCGCTCGTGGCGCGCGGCGAGGTTCGCGGCTGCATGGCGGTGGAATTCGCCGACGCCGCCTGGCCCCCCGCCAGCAAGGCGCTGGCCATCGTGTCGGGCGTGGCCAATCAGACGGCCACCGCGATTGAAAGCGCCCAACTCTACGACGCCCTCCAGGAAGAGGCCTATGTCTCCAACGCCCTGCTCCAGGTAGCCGAGTCCATCAACGCCGCCGTGGACCTGGACGAGGCGCTCGGAGCCGTCGTGCGCATCACGCCCATCCTGGTTGGCGTGGACCGCTGCATGATTCTCCTGTGGGACGAGCGTCGGCAGCAATTCCTGCCCGCGAAGCAGTACGGCGTGGACCGCAAACTGGAGGCCGACTTCGCGGGACTGGCCTTCCGCGCCGACGAATTCCCCCTGCTCGGCGAACTGGCGCACCGCAAGGAGCCGCTCATTGTCGCGAATGTAGCCGAAAGCGACCTGGTCCCGAAGGACCTGGCCGAGAAGTTCGGCATCCGCTCGCTCCTAGCGCTGCCCCTCCAGACCAAAGGCGACATCCTGGGGGCCATGCTGGTGGACTTCCAGGGGCTGGAGCACCGCTTCCCCGAGAACCGCATGGCCCTGCTCACGGGCATCGCCAGTCAGACCGCGATGGCGGTGGAGAACTACCGCCTGTCCCAGGAGATGGCCGAGCGCCAGCGCCTGGAGCAGGAACTGGAAGTGGCGCGGAGCATCCAGAAGAGTTTTCTCCCCAGTTCGTGCCCGTTCCTGCCTGGCTGGGAAGTGGCGGCCCTGTGGCGGTCGGCGCGGCGCGTGGGAGGCGACTTCTACGACATCATCCTGTTTGACGAGCGCCGCGTGGGGTTTGTGGTCGCCGACGTCTCGGACAAAGGCGTGCCCGCGGCGCTGTACATGGCGCTGTCCAAGACCATCATCCGCGCCTCGGCGCTGGAACGTCGCAGCCCCGCCGAGGCTCTGCGCAGGGCCAACGACCTCCTCGTGGCCGACTCGTCCTCGGGCATGTTCGTAACGGTGTTCTACGGCGTGCTGGACGTGCGCGAGGGCGTCTTCACTTACGCCAACGCCGGCCACAACCCGCCGCTCCTCGCCCGCGTCGGCGGCCAGACGCCCGAATACCTGTCGGCCGACGGCATGATTCTGGGCGTCATGGAGGATGTGGCTCTGGAGGAAAAGCAGACGCGCATGAACGCGGGCGACGTGCTGCTTATGTACACCGACGGCCTCACCGACGCCATCAACGAGCGCGAAGAGGAGTTCGGCACCGAGCGCCTGGCGCGCTGCCTGGTGGACGCGATGAGCCAGACCGCCGAAGCCCTGATTCAGCACATTGACCGCGAGGTTGCCGCTCACGTCAACGGCCAACCCCAGTTTGACGACTATACGCTGCTGGCCGTGAAGCGGGCCGCCCCAGAAGAGCCGATGCCCGCAACTTCGCGCCCGCAGCCCTAG
- a CDS encoding D-tyrosyl-tRNA(Tyr) deacylase codes for MRAVVQRVTHGKVTVDGQTVGEIGDGLVVLLGVKDGDTPEDAAKLADKVANLRIFSDADGKFNLSLLDVGGAALVVSQFTLYGDSRKGRRPSFTNAAPPDVAEPLVARFCQALRGLGVRVEEGRFQAHMLVEIHNDGPVTLILDTEDLARPRRS; via the coding sequence ATGCGAGCCGTGGTGCAGCGCGTAACGCATGGCAAGGTTACGGTGGACGGCCAAACCGTCGGGGAAATCGGCGACGGGCTGGTCGTCCTGTTGGGTGTCAAAGACGGAGACACGCCCGAAGACGCGGCGAAACTGGCCGACAAGGTGGCCAATCTGCGCATCTTCAGCGACGCCGACGGCAAGTTCAACCTGTCGCTGCTGGACGTGGGAGGGGCCGCGCTGGTGGTGTCCCAGTTCACCCTCTACGGCGACTCGCGGAAGGGCCGCCGCCCCAGTTTCACCAACGCCGCCCCGCCCGATGTGGCGGAACCCCTCGTGGCGCGATTCTGTCAGGCGCTGCGGGGCCTCGGTGTCCGTGTGGAGGAGGGCCGCTTCCAGGCGCACATGCTGGTGGAAATCCACAACGACGGCCCCGTAACGTTGATTCTGGACACCGAGGATCTGGCCCGCCCTCGCCGCTCGTGA
- a CDS encoding efflux RND transporter periplasmic adaptor subunit encodes MNRKTIVIVAIVAAVAVGAFFLVRAVGRGDNGTTQAETVTVARGALTQVVNATGNVAPAQRATLSFEISGRVLEVLVDEGDVVQKGQPLARLDATDLELTLRSAEASLRAAQARYEQTKAGPSKEDIAAAEASLASAIASYEKLKKGPTADEVAVAKANVERAEAVLKQAQAAYDRIAWRGDAAASPQALQLQQATIDYQTALANYRVATAGPSESALKAAEAQIAQARANLERLKRTPSPEDLAIAQSQVDSAQVAVDQAKRRLDSAVLRAPFAGVVEKVSVDVGQLVAAGTPAVIIADTSAFHIMVAVDEMDVALVRVGQVARIALDALPDTPIQGHVDRVGLAGSQTTGVVTYDVRIAVDPTDAPLRTGMSATIDIVVAEKADALVLPNRAIRTDEKTGQRYVQVLRNGQVEQVYIKPGIRDERYTEILEGPAEGETVVITTISSSQQLRSLFGPQ; translated from the coding sequence ATGAACCGGAAGACTATCGTCATCGTAGCCATCGTGGCGGCTGTGGCCGTTGGTGCGTTCTTCCTGGTGCGCGCGGTGGGCCGAGGCGACAACGGCACAACCCAAGCCGAGACTGTAACCGTGGCGCGGGGGGCGCTCACGCAGGTGGTCAACGCCACCGGAAACGTCGCGCCCGCCCAGAGGGCCACGCTGTCCTTTGAGATATCGGGCCGCGTCCTGGAGGTCCTGGTGGACGAGGGCGACGTTGTCCAGAAGGGCCAGCCCCTGGCTCGGCTGGACGCCACCGACCTGGAGTTGACCTTGCGGAGCGCCGAGGCATCGCTGCGCGCGGCCCAAGCCCGCTATGAGCAGACCAAGGCCGGCCCCAGCAAAGAGGACATCGCTGCGGCCGAGGCGAGCCTGGCCAGCGCCATCGCGTCCTATGAGAAACTGAAGAAAGGGCCGACGGCCGACGAGGTGGCCGTGGCCAAAGCCAACGTGGAGCGGGCCGAGGCCGTGCTGAAGCAGGCGCAGGCCGCCTACGACCGCATCGCGTGGCGTGGGGATGCCGCGGCCTCGCCCCAGGCGCTCCAGTTGCAGCAGGCAACCATAGACTACCAGACGGCCCTGGCCAACTACCGCGTCGCGACGGCAGGCCCCAGCGAGAGCGCGCTCAAGGCCGCCGAGGCGCAGATTGCCCAGGCGCGGGCCAACCTAGAGCGGCTGAAGCGCACCCCCTCGCCTGAGGATTTGGCCATCGCCCAGTCGCAGGTGGATTCGGCGCAGGTCGCCGTGGATCAGGCGAAGCGAAGGCTGGACTCGGCGGTGCTGCGCGCGCCGTTTGCTGGCGTCGTGGAGAAGGTGTCGGTGGATGTGGGGCAATTGGTGGCTGCGGGGACGCCCGCTGTGATCATCGCCGACACGTCCGCCTTCCACATCATGGTGGCGGTGGATGAGATGGACGTGGCGCTGGTGCGCGTGGGGCAGGTGGCGCGCATCGCCCTGGACGCGCTGCCCGATACCCCGATTCAGGGACATGTGGACCGCGTCGGGCTGGCGGGGTCGCAGACCACAGGCGTGGTTACCTATGATGTGCGCATCGCCGTGGATCCCACCGACGCGCCCCTGCGCACGGGCATGAGCGCGACGATAGACATCGTCGTGGCCGAGAAGGCCGACGCCCTTGTGCTGCCCAACCGCGCCATTCGCACCGACGAGAAGACGGGCCAGCGTTACGTGCAGGTGCTGCGCAACGGGCAGGTGGAGCAGGTGTACATCAAGCCCGGCATCCGCGACGAACGCTACACCGAAATCCTGGAAGGCCCGGCCGAGGGCGAGACCGTCGTCATCACGACGATCTCATCCAGCCAGCAGTTGCGGAGCCTGTTCGGGCCGCAATGA
- a CDS encoding right-handed parallel beta-helix repeat-containing protein, producing MRQMLVGLIAMLLIILPLLVPAPDLPARAQGPGMTRSSSALCSPFPPPTGPIVTVSTEAELRDQARNAAPGTTILVAPGTYYLQDAVWVTHDSIAIRGATGDRDDVVLDGGGMLTWTNTHVIAIDADDVTVADLTIRNGDEHGISVQGRDRPVLYNLHIVDTGYQLVKVNLLGDGSDDGLLACSRLEYTTTSPEDYTNGISAHNAHRWTVRDNQWIRIRTPGNAPVPAILFWSGSSDTVVERNLLVDCYQGIAFGNASHGPGDHIGGVVRNNVIYASLPHDVVVEMVHATDWLVAHNTALLLNPDAGLTWGMEARFADTSGTFAYNLTNMDIRLNRDGANATGTGNVVNAQSDWFADPAGADLHLTNAATAAIDQAAALAQVTDDLDGDARPIGPAPDIGADEFRSQTQTSIPLAAGWNLVSVPVVPHSTAITDVLASIAGRYAIVHTWDAAAQGWRTYNPALPPEASMLHSLDEKTAFWILLTEAATLTVDGTPPATTDQTLFAGWNLVAYPFATARPVAEALASIAGKYTVVWAYYADEPQPWKHYSPAAPFGNDLAEMEPGRGYWVRATEACTLVIP from the coding sequence ATGAGACAGATGCTCGTGGGACTGATCGCCATGCTCCTTATTATTCTCCCCCTGCTGGTGCCCGCTCCGGACCTGCCGGCCCGCGCCCAAGGCCCGGGCATGACGCGTTCATCCTCCGCCCTATGCTCTCCCTTCCCCCCGCCGACCGGCCCTATCGTTACCGTCTCCACCGAGGCCGAACTGCGCGACCAGGCCCGCAACGCTGCACCCGGCACCACCATCCTCGTCGCCCCTGGCACCTATTATCTGCAGGATGCCGTCTGGGTAACCCACGACAGCATTGCCATTCGGGGCGCTACCGGGGACCGCGATGACGTAGTCCTGGACGGCGGCGGCATGCTCACGTGGACGAACACCCATGTCATCGCCATAGATGCCGACGACGTTACCGTGGCCGACCTGACCATCCGCAACGGCGACGAGCACGGCATTTCGGTGCAGGGTCGCGACCGTCCGGTCCTGTACAACCTGCACATCGTGGACACCGGCTACCAACTGGTCAAGGTCAACCTCCTGGGCGACGGCAGCGACGACGGCCTGCTGGCCTGCTCCCGCCTAGAGTACACCACAACCTCGCCGGAGGACTACACCAACGGCATCAGCGCCCACAATGCTCACCGCTGGACGGTGCGCGACAACCAGTGGATCCGCATACGCACACCGGGCAATGCCCCCGTCCCCGCCATTCTGTTCTGGTCAGGCTCGTCCGACACGGTGGTGGAGCGCAACCTGCTGGTGGACTGCTACCAGGGCATCGCCTTCGGCAACGCCAGCCACGGCCCCGGTGATCACATCGGCGGCGTGGTGCGTAACAACGTCATCTACGCGTCCCTGCCCCACGACGTGGTCGTTGAGATGGTCCATGCTACCGACTGGCTGGTGGCCCACAACACTGCCCTGCTCCTCAACCCCGACGCCGGCCTGACCTGGGGCATGGAAGCGCGCTTTGCTGACACCTCCGGCACCTTCGCCTACAACCTGACCAACATGGACATCCGGCTAAACCGCGACGGAGCCAACGCCACCGGCACGGGAAACGTCGTGAATGCCCAGAGCGACTGGTTCGCCGACCCGGCGGGCGCAGACCTGCACCTGACGAACGCGGCCACGGCGGCCATTGACCAGGCAGCGGCATTGGCGCAGGTAACCGACGATTTGGACGGCGACGCGCGGCCCATCGGTCCCGCGCCGGACATCGGCGCCGACGAGTTCCGATCCCAAACCCAAACCTCAATCCCGCTGGCGGCGGGGTGGAACCTGGTGTCAGTGCCCGTGGTGCCCCACAGCACGGCTATTACCGACGTGCTGGCATCCATCGCGGGCAGGTATGCCATCGTTCACACCTGGGACGCCGCCGCGCAGGGGTGGCGCACGTACAACCCCGCGCTACCCCCGGAAGCGAGCATGTTGCACTCCCTGGACGAAAAGACGGCGTTCTGGATTCTGCTGACCGAGGCCGCGACGCTGACGGTGGATGGCACGCCACCCGCCACGACCGACCAGACCTTGTTTGCCGGGTGGAACCTGGTGGCATATCCCTTTGCTACGGCGCGCCCTGTGGCCGAGGCGCTGGCGTCCATCGCGGGCAAGTACACCGTGGTGTGGGCGTACTACGCCGACGAGCCACAGCCGTGGAAGCACTACAGCCCCGCTGCACCCTTTGGCAACGATTTAGCGGAGATGGAACCCGGGCGCGGGTACTGGGTGCGCGCGACCGAGGCGTGCACCCTTGTGATTCCGTAG